Proteins from a single region of Ischnura elegans chromosome 2, ioIscEleg1.1, whole genome shotgun sequence:
- the LOC124174131 gene encoding chaoptin-like: MFRKNPSRIVLSAAIFLAFSSAMRYHNLRKLFNHPGCDCYLKPYSYSCHCQDKVHVELGIALDLSIAVKCDNGTGSGPYQFASKLYFDYLSAFSLGVRGCSPPEREFSSILPKRLFSNAENVGSIRLSLHCDGLQMFSFRSHHLQNLRYLKEFSINCPPLSNIPDDLFRGTSETITALDITNTSLKYLPQNIFSHFLPLRELHLTNNKLKAVPSLASLTKLKTLDISGNQIDQLDENIFVSTKNVNMIILNRNRLSLLPSSLCTLVHLRYLEAEDNRLQFIDLHCLTLLRSIWGLKFSGNNLLALERNVVPKGMFINSGNGVKTPNKSTVAATTPLNSNPNENEIAITVSQREDYHNLFHQTNIHPLNFDCSNNNLSWISENVFSAVLHFGKVDLSFNRISVLPETLFRFTDALEELNLSNNLISNISENFFSGLQTLSKIDLSHNAIEHLPENIFLPLEGASLFLLSLEGNRLSSLPILLLPRLKELNLARNRLERISLDALKHLHALKRIDLSFNFIQTTEPFSSQNSEFTGNLFHTHLTTIEHIDFSYNRLTKHPNVTEVGKTLVSLNLSGNIFEELSLNHCTNLKALDLSNNSLQNAFRVEYHILNFIHMYQLVHLDLSRNGISFVGCLEYPAGTIERCDSFLLHAFNLEELNLAYNEIDEMPEYFSLLPNLRHVDLRYNKIKAIFFNNFFYVNGILNVNHFDSEKNYVKTDDYYELPNTRHLEIDLRHNEITHVDLPETKMELVPQDCNVDKRFAHATILMGHNPILCGCQIYRLLQYSQKEIRPVAEDERFYGKRIKLPVKVSLQDLYCRKPLSVRGKRVFDPETWMHHLLPLLALCKSRGSF, encoded by the exons atgtttagaaaaaatcCCTCACGCATCGTACTCTCTGCTGCCATATTTCTCGCATTTTCTTCCGCCATGAGATACCACAATTTACGGAAGCTTTTCAACCATCCTGGGTGCGATTGCTATTTAAAGCCATACTCGTACTCTTGCCACTGTCAAGACAAAGTACACGTGGAGCTGGGAATCGCTTTGGATTTGAGTATTGCGGTTAAATGTGATAACGGAACTGGTTCAGGTCCTTACCAGTTCgcctcaaaattatattttgactatCTGTCCGCTTTCTCCCTCGGCGTCCGCGGATGTTCTCCACCAGAGCGggaattttcttccattttgccTAAAAGATTATTTTCTAACGCGGAAAACGTAGGAAGCATTCGACTATCCCTGCATTGCGATGGATTACAAATGTTCAGTTTCAGGAGTCATCACCTCCAAAATCTTCGTTATCTtaaagaattttcaataaattgccCACCTCTTTCAAACATACCTGATGATCTTTTTCGAGGGACATCGGAAACCATAACAGCTTTGGATATAACCAACACATCATTGAAATAccttccgcaaaatattttctcccacTTCCTTCCTTTAAGAGAACTTCATTTGacgaataataaattaaaggcTGTCCCATCACTGGCAAGTCTCACGAAACTTAAAACACTTGATATATCTGGAAACCAAATAGATCAATTAGATGAAAACATATTTGTCTCCACTAAAAATGTAAACATGATAATTTTGAACAGAAATCGTCTCTCGCTGCTCCCAAGCAGCTTGTGTACACTGGTTCACTTGCGATATTTAGAAGCAGAAGATAACCGTCTTCAATTCATAGACTTGCATTGCCTAACTCTTTTGAGATCCATTTGGGGGTTAAAATTCAGCGGGAACAATCTTTTGGCATTAGAGCGAAACGTAGTTCCAAAAGGTATGTTCATTAACTCTGGCAATGGTGTGAAGACACCCAATAAGTCCACTGTAGCGGCGACCACTCCTTTAAATTCCAATCCCAACGAAAATGAAATTGCAATCACTGTTTCTCAGCGTGAGGACTATCACAATCTCTTTCACCAAACCAATATACATCCACTCAATTTCGACTGCAGTAATAACAACTTGTCTTGGATTTCAGAAAACGTATTTTCCGCAGTGTTACACTTTGGGAAGGTAGACCTCTCCTTCAACAGAATCTCTGTATTACCTGAAACACTCTTCCGATTTACTGATGCGCTTGAAGAGTTAAATCTGTCAAACAATCTCATTTCAAACATCTCCGAAAATTTCTTTTCTGGGCTCCAGACATTGAGTAAAATAGATCTCAGCCATAATGCAATTGAACATCtgcctgaaaatatattccttcCTCTGGAAGGAGCGAGCTTATTCTTGTTGAGTCTGGAGGGGAATCGTCTATCCTCGCTGCCAATTCTATTACTTCCTCGTTTGAAAGAATTGAATTTGGCAAGGAATCGACTGGAAAGAATTTCTCTTGACGCACTAAAACACTTGCATGCTCTAAAGCGCATCGATCTAtctttcaatttcattcaaacaACTGAACCCTTCTCCTCTCAGAATTCCGAGTTCACAGGTAATCTCTTCCATACCCACCTAACAACCATTGAACACATTGATTTTTCCTACAACCGTCTCACTAAACACCCGAATGTAACTGAAGTTGGAAAAACCCTTGTTTCCCTAAATTTGAGTGGAAATATATTTGAGGAACTCTCACTAAATCATTGTACAAATCTTAAGGCGTTGGATCTTTCGAATAACTCCCTTCAAAATGCATTCAGAGTGGAATATCATATATTAAACTTCATTCACATGTATCAGTTGGTACACTTGGATCTATCAAGGAATGGCATATCTTTTGTCGGCTGCCTTGAATACCCAGCGGGTACAATAGAGAGATGCGATTCGTTTTTGCTTCATGCTTTCAATTTAGAG GAGCTGAATTTAGCCTACAACGAGATAGATGAGATGCCCGAATATTTCTCTCTATTACCAAACCTGCGGCACGTAGACTTACGCTACAACAAAATCAAGGCAATCTTTTTCAACAACTTTTTTTACGTGAACGGCATCTTGAATGTGAACCACTTTGACTCCGAAAAGAACTACGTGAAGACTGACGACTACTACGAGCTTCCCAACACCCGCCACCTGGAAATTGACCTACGGCACAACGAAATAACACATGTCGATCTTCCTGAAACGAAG ATGGAGTTAGTTCCTCAGGACTGCAATGTAGACAAAAGATTCGCTCACGCAACAATCCTAATGGGACACAACCCTATTCTCTGTGGATGCCAGATTTACAGGCTTTTGCAGTACTCCCAGAAGGAAATACGGCCTGTGGCAGAGGATGAGAGATTTTACGGCAAACGGATCAAATTGCCAGTGAAAGTGAGTCTTCAAGATCTCTACTGCAG